Proteins co-encoded in one Aptenodytes patagonicus chromosome 14, bAptPat1.pri.cur, whole genome shotgun sequence genomic window:
- the DBNDD2 gene encoding dysbindin domain-containing protein 2: MSGPGAQSRSRRPPADMEQAQRSLDAEQMQQQQLKLRDRQKFFEEVFQHDVDFFFPMSHLQIEHRRPPLGSISSMEVNVDMLEQMDMMDLSDQDTMDVFLGCGTEESSVTGPLLGADAGQCPEEITLQVPNTAESKSRISSTSSVSTDLNSLDTSEEGAETPVVQSEEEDLQEDSPKEQEARS, from the exons ATGTCGGGGCCCGGGGCGCAGAGCCGCAGCCGGCGGCCGCCCG CCGACATGGAGCAGGCGCAGCGGAGCCTGGATGCAGagcagatgcagcagcagcagctgaaactACGAGACCGGCAGAAGTTCTTTGAGGAGGTTTTCCAGCATGACGTGGATTTCTTCTTCCCGATGTCTCACCTGCAGATAGAGCATCGTAGAC cccccttAGGCAGCATTTCCTCCATGGAGGTCAACGTGGACATGCTGGAGCAGATGGACATGATGGACCTGTCAGACCAGGACACCATGGACGTGTTTCTGGGCTGTGGGACAGAGGAGAGCAGCGTTACTGGGCCCCTGCTAG GGGCAGATGCTGGCCAGTGCCCAGAGGAAATCACCCTGCAAGTGCCCAACACAGCCGAGAGCAAGTCACGCATTTCCTCCACGTCCTCTGTCTCCACGGATCTGAACAGCCTGGACACCAGCGAGGAGGGGGCCGAGACCCCCGTGGTACAGTCGGAGGAGGAGGACCTGCAGGAGGACAGTCCCAAAGAGCAGGAGGCAAGAAGctag
- the PIGT gene encoding GPI-anchor transamidase component PIGT produces MAAAALLLLLLAAGPGPGPGRARRDALREELLLSPLPAGDVAATFQFRTRWDADLQRGAVSHYRLFPKALGQLVAALGVQELHLALTQGFWRTRAWGQPPLQAPAGAELWVWFQPTVTDVDKAWKELSNILSGIFCASLNFIDSTNTVTPTASFKPLGLANGTDHHLLRYAVLPREVVCTENLTPWKKLLPCGSKAGLAVLLKAERLFHSSYHSQAVHIRPICRDASCLAVSWELRQTLTVVFDTFSSGQGKKGWSLFKMFSRTLTDACPLASQSKVYVDISPKNKEKELLEVTPPPASVYEAIVQGDKRTYAVYDLLSPSLFNTSRSLNVQLKWKRPQDSSELPTPILHAQRYVSGYGLQTGEISTLIYNTHPYRAFPVILLETVPWYLRLYVHTLTIITKGKENKPSYIHYQPAQDRRRPHLLEMLIQLPASSVTKITIQFERALLKWTEYTPDPNHGFYVSSSVLSALVPSVIAMKDVDVEQSPLFTSLFPSSDGSSYFVRLYTEPLLVNLPTPDFSMPYNVICLTCTVVAVCYGSFYNLLTRTFHVEEPSRGGLAKRLANIIRKFRGVPPL; encoded by the exons atggcggcggcggcgctgctgctgctgctgctggcggcggggccggggcccgggcccgggcgggcgcggcgggacGCGCTGcgggaggagctgctgctgagcccgCTGCCCGCCGGCGACGTGGCCGCCACCTTCCAGTTCCGCACGCGATGGGACGCCGACCTGCAGCGGGGCGCGG TCTCTCACTACAGGCTCTTCCCGAAGGCGCTGGGGCAGCTGGTGGCGGCGCTGGGCGTGCAGGAGCTCCACCTCGCCCTCACCCAGGGCTTCTGGCGCACCCGGGCCTGGGGGCAGCCGCCGCTCCAGGCACCCGCCGGTGCCGAGCTCTGGGTCTGGTTCCAGCCCACCGTCACCGA TGTTGACAAAGCCTGGAAAGAACTGAGTAACATCCTCTCTGGAATATTCTGTGCTTCTCTCAACTTCATTGACTCGACCAACACAGTCACTCCAACGGCGTCCTTCAAACCCCTGGGCTTAGCCAACG GGACAGATCACCATCTCCTGCGATACGCTGTCCTGCCCCGGGAGGTCGTCTGCACAGAGAACCTCACGCCTTGGAagaagctgctgccatgtggCTCAAAG gccgggcttgctgtgctgctgaaggCCGAGCGCTTGTTCCACAGCAGCTACCACTCGCAGGCAGTGCACATCCGCCCCATCTGCAGG GATGCCTCCTGCTTGGCTGTGTCCTGGGAGCTCAGACAGACCCTCACTGTGGTCTTTGACACCTTTTCCAGCGGCCAAGGAAAGAAAG GCTGGTCCCTCTTCAAGATGTTCTCTCGCACACTTACTGACGCGTGTCCTCTGGCATCGCAGAGCAAAGTCTATGTTGACATCTCCCCTAAGAACAAG GAAAAGGAGTTACTGGAAGTGACCCCCCCTCCGGCATCTGTATACGAAGCTATTGTCCAGGGAGACAAGAGAACCTATGCCGTCTATGACCTGCTAAGCCCCTCACTCTTCAATACATCTCGCAGCCTCAATGTGCAGCTGAAGTGGAAGCGGCCCCAAGACAGCT cGGAACTGCCGACACCCATACTCCATGCTCAGCGCTACGTGAGTGGATACGGGCTGCAGACCGGAGAGATCAGCACTCTCATCTACAACACTCACCCGTACCGGGCCTTCCCCGTGATCCTGCTGGAGACTGTGCCGTGGTATCTGCGACTCTATGTGCACACTCTGACTATCATCAcgaaggggaaggaaaacaagccAA GTTATATCCACTACCAGCCAGCCCAGGACCGGAGGCGGCCTCACCTCTTGGAAATGCTGAtccagctgccagccagctctgTCACCAAAATCACAATCCAGTTTGAGAGGGCCTTATTGAAGTGGACAGAGTACACGCCTGACCCCAATCACGGCTTTTACGTCAG TTCATCTGTGCTTAGTGCCCTGGTGCCCAGTGTCATTGCGATGAAGGACGTGGATGTGGAGCAGAGCCCTCTCTTCACCTCGCT GTTTCCTTCCTCTGATGGCTCCAGCTATTTTGTGCGCCTGTACACGGAGCCGCTGCTGGTAAACTTGCCGACGCCAGACTTCAGCATGCCCTATAACGTCATCTGCCTGACCTGCACCGTGGTGGCAGTGTGCTACGGCTCCTTCTACAACCTGCTGACCAGAACGTTTCACGTGGAAGAGCCGAGCCGGGGTGGGCTGGCCAAGCGGCTGGCCAACATCATCCGCAAATTCAGGGGCGTGCCCCCCCTCTGA
- the BLCAP gene encoding apoptosis inducing factor BLCAP — protein sequence MYCLQWLLPVLLIPKPLNPALWFSHSMFMGFYLLSFLLERKPCTICALVFLAALFLICYSCWGNCFLYHCTGSQLPESAHDPSIVGT from the coding sequence ATGTACTGCCTTCAGTGGTTGCTACCTGTCCTGCTCATACCCAAGCCCCTCAACCCAGCGTTGTGGTTCAGTCACTCAATGTTCATGGGCTTCTACCTGCTCAGTTTCCTCCTGGAACGGAAACCTTGCACAATTTGTGCCTTGGTCTTCCTGGCAGCTCTGTTCCTCATCTGCTACAGCTGCTGGGGGAACTGCTTCTTGTATCACTGCACAGGATCCCAGTTGCCAGAATCGGCTCACGATCCCAGCATAGTGGGCACCTAG